The stretch of DNA TTCTCATAAAGATCGTAGAAGGTGTAATTCGGATAAGGATAGTGAATATGATTCGTGTGTATCGCGATGGAGTCTTTGCGACATCGGGGAGTTGAAGTTGGAGTAGCTAGGTGTTTGGTTGTTatgttgttggtttttttcttttttttcttttttttcttttttttccataATTCCATTTATCAGAGACGTCAGCGTGAATATTTAGCGTGAGAAGACCTCACGAGTGCGTCATGTGTACCTGCCTTTATAACAATCCTCCTAGAGTAAAAAACAACTTCCGCGCTCATTCCTCTCCGCGCTCATTCCTCTCCGCGCATCCGCCTCATAGCCACGACCACCAAGTCGCGACGATATGCTGCAGAAACTCGGGTGAACAAGTGAGCGAAGTCTCGCTGGACCACGGAGTCAGTACCCACTAGGCCAGTTTTTCGCATAGCTCGCTCGAACTGCCACAAAGCATGGGCGAGCTCTCTAATGTAGTTCAGCGGGCCGTCCTTAGCTTCCAGTAAGATCCAGTCCGCCATCTTTGATGGAAGGGGGACACCAATCGTCTGGCAGATGGCCTTGGACGCTGGACAATTGACGAAAAGGTGCTCGTGGAGGTAGTTCTTCTGTTTGAAGAGTTGACAAGAACTACATCCAATGTCTCTGTACTGGACAGATTTTGATTTAGGGTACCACCGGGTGAAGGGGAGGCGGCTCAGCCGCAACATGTGTAGCGTAGCAGCGCTCTTATCATCTCGTCGGTAGTGCTTGCTCAGGAACTGATTTGTCTTAAGCCAGTGTAGGTGGTTCGGATCAAGCTCGGATGGCAGTGTCCCCAACCAGTGCTTGTTCTTCATGGCCTTGAAACGATCTCGCCAGCTGTCCTTTGCCACCTTGACAGGGACATCGATTTGCGACTCGAGATATGCACCTTGCTCCCGAGACATGGTTGCGATCGGGTTTTCACGACGCTGGCGTTCGAACAGGTCAACTTTCGTCCTCTCTCTTGACCACTGCGCCCTAGGGCGCAAGTCGGCTGGAGGCTCCGCCAGTACAGCTATAGAAGACAGCCTTGCAAGTCCTAGACATCGGTCCATGAAGTCAGATAGGAAGTGGCGCCAGTGCCAGCTTCCCGTCTCGAACCACTGAATCTTGTTCATTATCGTAGCAGGGTGGGATTCAAGCCCATAGCCCAATTCTACTGTCTCGCTGGAAAAGAGAAACATAGCATTTTGTCTTGCAGCAGTATCATCCCTGAAAGAAACGAGCCGCTCGCGTGGCACGGAGACTCTTTGCCTGCTCGACAATGTTCAAAAGGCCAATGCCTCCCGCTCTGAGAGGCTGATATATGAGTTCGTCGTTGAAGGTGCGATTGCCgtccttgttcttgccAGCCAGTATtcgttgatcttgtcgcaGCACGTTCTGAGCTTGAGTACCACTGCTTCCGTAATATAGGTGACGACGGGAGATAGAAGACTAGCTTGGACAGGAAAAACATGTTTATCATCCAGGCCTTGGAGTGGTGTTTGAGGTCATAAAGGGCatgtcttgttttttttttattctaatgatgtattttttattttatttatttttttgctAATGATTCATGGATATTTATTTCAATTTTCACGTAGCACACTTTTAATTATTCTTCTTTTCAAAAACCAGCcttcgtggccaagtgGTAAGGCGCAGCACTAGTAATGCTGAGATCATCAGTTCAAATCTGGTCGAAGGcatctttttttcaaaaattCTAGAAACGATATTTAGGCCAAATCAACTCTTTCTATTACTCAGTACTTGCGTATCTACAGCTTTCCCAGCAGGTCATTGAGCTTTTCTGTGGGCCGTCCAATCACAGCCTTGTCATCCACAATCAGAATAGGCCGCTCGATTAGATTGGGGTGTTTCGCCATGGCATCAATGATCTCGGCATCGGGCGTGTTGGCCGCCCCCAAATTGAGCTCAGAAAATTGCGGCTCGCCCTTTCTGAGCAGCTCGACGGGCTTCATGTCGAGTTTCCGAACAATAGACGAAATCTCAGCAACGGAAAGAGGTGTGTCGAGGTACTGCACGACATTGGGGCTAATTTGCttctgctccagcagctcgagagCAGCACATGATTTGGAGCACTTGGGGTTGTGGATGAGAGTGATTGTGGGCATGGTTGAGAGACGTTTGAGAGTGTGCAGTGATCTGAACAGAGGCATATGTGGAGGCTGTGCACGGTATTTGTACTTTGATGTGGAGAATTTAGAGCTGCTCAATTTAACCTTTGTTTGTAATTAGGTTCGGAAATATGGGGTAGGAGAGGGAACGGGGAGGGGTTGGAGGGGTGATATAGTGGACTTAGAAGATGGACAGAAGTGGTGAGACCTGAGTCATGGGTGCCAGTATTCCTCATCCAAAGATTGAGAGCAATCGGTTGTTTTTTGAGCGAGTTGAAGAGACTCTATCTTAGGGTAGTTTTGTCAAATATAGTCAAGTAAACTTCTGTCAACCTTGGTTGAAATTTTCACCGAGGATTTACACCAGGATTCCGTCACTTTTCTAGTCTGGATACAAGCCGCTTGGGAACCATATGAAACGCTCGTTAATACGAGCTATAATAGAGTACGTAGAAACAAGCGACTATCCAACTTGCTTCTTCGGGGCTCTGCATCTACATGCATTATctatagtatgtacagtatatacagtacatagaGTACATCTCGCTTTTATAGAAGATTGTACGCAAAGGGTCTGGACAAACAGATGTTAAGACACCTGTTCATTGAGTCGGCTTCTGCGTGGGGCATGTCGCAGACTTCCGA from Yarrowia lipolytica chromosome 1D, complete sequence encodes:
- a CDS encoding uncharacterized protein (Converted to coding from non-coding YALI0D17336g, uniprot|Q8NIP3 Yarrowia lipolytica Reverse transcriptase relics), whose translation is MSREQGAYLESQIDVPVKVAKDSWRDRFKAMKNKHWLGTLPSELDPNHLHWLKTNQFLSKHYRRDDKSAATLHMLRLSRLPFTRWYPKSKSVQYRDIGCSSCQLFKQKNYLHEHLFVNCPASKAICQTIGVPLPSKMADWILLEAKDGPLNYIRELAHALWQFERAMRKTGLVGTDSVVQRDFAHLFTRVSAAYRRDLVVVAMRRMRGEE
- a CDS encoding uncharacterized protein (Compare to YALI0D17380g, similar to uniprot|P63622 Neisseria meningitidis Putative arsenate reductase); translated protein: MPTITLIHNPKCSKSCAALELLEQKQISPNVVQYLDTPLSVAEISSIVRKLDMKPVELLRKGEPQFSELNLGAANTPDAEIIDAMAKHPNLIERPILIVDDKAVIGRPTEKLNDLLGKL